DNA sequence from the Flavobacteriales bacterium genome:
TTCAACGGATGGGGGACACATTCCAACCCCTTCCATATACCACCCTGCAGGATCGAAGCACAAGCATCCACATCCTCCACAGGGACCAAGGGCACCATGCTGAGCACAGGAGCATGTATGGACAGGATGCCCAATTGATTCAAACGAGCATGTATCGCTGTGCTATCGCTGAAACCGATGAACCACTTGGGCGCATCTTGCATCGCTTTAGAATCAAGTGTTTCGAGTATCCGCTGCGCACCATATCCCCCTCGTGCGGCCCATAAGGCCTTCACCTCTACGTTGGACCAAGCCTTCATCATCGAGCTTGCCCGATGGCGGTCTTCCCCCGCAAATTGACCGGATTGCTCGTTGATAGAAGCATCCCATACGAGATTCAGCCCCAGCCCAGCTAAGATGTTCCGTGCATTCTCAAGAACTCCCTCAGGCACCCAGCGGGAGGGCGCTATGGCGGCTATAGTGTCTCCATCTTCAAGGAAGGGGGGCATCTGCATGACACAAATGAACTAATCGCCAGGCAATCCGCAAGTCACCTTCTGCATCAAGCTATATTTGCTGGCCAAGAAATCATGGCAAGAAAATTCACCATCACATCAGCATTACCCTATGCCAATGGCCCCTTGCACATCGGCCACGTAGCGGGGGCTTATCTGAATGCAGACATCTATGTCAGGCACCTGAGGTCCAAGGGAGACGATGTGCTCTGGGTATGCGGTAGTGATGAGCACGGTGCTGCCATCACTATACGAGCACAGAAGGACGGGGTCTCACCAAAGGAGGTGGTCGATCGATACCATCTCCAGATCGAGGAGAGCTTCAAGAAATTCGGAATATCCTTCGACTTCTATCACCGCACCTCGAGTAAGCTTCATCACCAGACGGCAAGCGATTTTTTCTTAGAACTGTATAAGAAGGACTCATTCATCGAACAGGAGACAGAGCAGTTCTTCGATGAAGAGACGCAGATGTTCCTGGCTGACCGATACATCAAGGGCACCTGCCCCAATTGCTCTTACACAGAAGCCTATGGCGATCAGTGTGAGCGCTGTGGAAGCGCGCTTTCACCCAGGGAGCTGATCGACCCCAAATCGACCTTATCAGGATCGAGTCCGGTGCTGAAGAAGACCACCCACTGGTTCCTTCCCATGGATAGGCACGAGGACTGGATAAAGAAATGGCTGGAAGTGGGAGTCTTGGACGGGAAGGACCACCATGACCCTGAGCAGTGGAAAAAACACGTGCTAGGGCAATGTAGGTCCTGGGTCGAGGCGGGTCTTCAGCCTAGGGCGATGACCAGAGACCTCAGCTGGGGAGTGCCCGTGCCCCTGGATCAGGCCAAAGACAAGGTGCTCTATGTCTGGTTGGACGCACCCATAGGCTATATCAGTGCTACCAAGGCATGGTGTGAAGAGCAAGGAAAAGACTGGAAGGAGTATTGGCAGAATGAGGATCGGCAATTGATCCACTTCATCGGGAAAGATAATATCGTGTTCCACTGCATCATCTTCCCCATCATCCTCAAGCAGCATGGGGGCTACAACCTTCCGGTCAACGTACCAGCCAATGAATTCTTGAATCTCGAGGGCGATAAGATCAGCACATCACGAAATCACGCGGTCTGGCTGCATGAGTATCTAGAAGACTTCCCTGCACGAATAGATGAGCTGCGCTATGTGCTCACCTCCATTCTTCCTGAGACCAAGGACAGCGAGTTCACGTGGGACGATTATCAGGCGCGAGTGAATAATGAATTGGTGGCCATTCTCGGAAATTTCGTGAATCGATGTCTGGTGCTCTGTGGCAAGTACTATGACGGTCATGCACCAGACCCGGAGAGCATTCCTACTCCCAGCCCAGAGCTTCAAAAGCTATTCGATGAGAATCTGGAGGAGATCAGCAAGGCCATTGAAGGCTTCCGATTCAGGGAGGCGCTCCAACACGCGATGAAAGGCGCGCGGATCGGCAACAAATTCTTGGCAGAGAGCGAACCTTGGAAATCGATCAAAACGGACCCCGAACAGACCAAGGCCGTGCTGTACACTTCATTAGAACTGGTCCAACACCTTACCTTGGCTCTTGAGCCTTTCCTGCCTGATGCGGTAGAACGGCTCAAAGAGATGCTTGGAGACTGTGCCACCGAAGTCAAAGCAGGAGCTGCTTTGGGAAAAGCCGCCCATCTCTTCAAGCCGGTAGATGACCAGGAGATAAAAGTTCAAAAGAAAAAACTCGAACCCACCATGGAAAGCGAAGAGCAAACCGCAGAGGTAGAGAACATCTCCTTCAACGACTTCACACGAATGGACATCCGTATCGGCACCATACGCTCAGCAGAGCGGGTTGAAGGTGCGGATAAACTACTCAAACTACAGGTCGATATAGGGAGCGAAGAGCGAACAGTGGTGTCGGGTATTGCGGAACATTACACCAGCGATGAGGTCATTGAGAAACAGGTGTGTCTATTGACCCATCTGGAACCCAGGAAGATACGAGGGGTGATGAGCCAAGGTATGGTGTTGATGGCAGAAGATGAGGAGGGGCGCTTGCGATTTGTGAGTCCAGATGCACCTATCGCAGCCGGATCGACCGTTCGCTAAGCCTCGAAGTGGATCAAGACCTCATTCTTCTCAACAGAGTCACTGTTCTTGACCAGTACATCTTTGACGAGCCCGGGAGCTTCGGCCTTGATGATGTTCTCCATTTTCATGGCCTCCAGCACCAGCAGCTTCTGACCCTTTTCGACTTCATCTCCTGGGGAGACGAATACCTCGATCACAAGACCGGGCATGGGCGCCTTGAGGTCTTTGGCCTTACTGGAGGCAAGGTCCTTCATCCCTAGGGATTCCAGAAGGGACTCATATCTACCACGAGAACGCATATCGACCCGCTCGCCATTGACCCGCAATACCATCGAGCCGGTCTCTTCATCACGATCTTCGATGAAGACCCGATAGCCCATCTCTCCCTGAATGACATGGAACTCAGCTGGGCCCAGACGCTGTACATCTAGATCCATTTCTTCCCCATCCACAGACCAAGAACC
Encoded proteins:
- a CDS encoding LD-carboxypeptidase; this encodes MPPFLEDGDTIAAIAPSRWVPEGVLENARNILAGLGLNLVWDASINEQSGQFAGEDRHRASSMMKAWSNVEVKALWAARGGYGAQRILETLDSKAMQDAPKWFIGFSDSTAIHARLNQLGILSIHAPVLSMVPLVPVEDVDACASILQGGIWKGLECVPHPL
- the metG gene encoding methionine--tRNA ligase, encoding MARKFTITSALPYANGPLHIGHVAGAYLNADIYVRHLRSKGDDVLWVCGSDEHGAAITIRAQKDGVSPKEVVDRYHLQIEESFKKFGISFDFYHRTSSKLHHQTASDFFLELYKKDSFIEQETEQFFDEETQMFLADRYIKGTCPNCSYTEAYGDQCERCGSALSPRELIDPKSTLSGSSPVLKKTTHWFLPMDRHEDWIKKWLEVGVLDGKDHHDPEQWKKHVLGQCRSWVEAGLQPRAMTRDLSWGVPVPLDQAKDKVLYVWLDAPIGYISATKAWCEEQGKDWKEYWQNEDRQLIHFIGKDNIVFHCIIFPIILKQHGGYNLPVNVPANEFLNLEGDKISTSRNHAVWLHEYLEDFPARIDELRYVLTSILPETKDSEFTWDDYQARVNNELVAILGNFVNRCLVLCGKYYDGHAPDPESIPTPSPELQKLFDENLEEISKAIEGFRFREALQHAMKGARIGNKFLAESEPWKSIKTDPEQTKAVLYTSLELVQHLTLALEPFLPDAVERLKEMLGDCATEVKAGAALGKAAHLFKPVDDQEIKVQKKKLEPTMESEEQTAEVENISFNDFTRMDIRIGTIRSAERVEGADKLLKLQVDIGSEERTVVSGIAEHYTSDEVIEKQVCLLTHLEPRKIRGVMSQGMVLMAEDEEGRLRFVSPDAPIAAGSTVR
- a CDS encoding biotin/lipoyl-binding protein, coding for MEFELPDKRIITVEEQESGSWSVDGEEMDLDVQRLGPAEFHVIQGEMGYRVFIEDRDEETGSMVLRVNGERVDMRSRGRYESLLESLGMKDLASSKAKDLKAPMPGLVIEVFVSPGDEVEKGQKLLVLEAMKMENIIKAEAPGLVKDVLVKNSDSVEKNEVLIHFEA